One window of Paludibacter propionicigenes WB4 genomic DNA carries:
- a CDS encoding LytR/AlgR family response regulator transcription factor, giving the protein MTLSCFIIDDEPLALGLLENYVSKTPFLKLTGKFSSAISASSAVSDTPPDVIFLDIQMAELNGMEFARLVPEKSKIIFTTAFQQYAIEGYKVNALDYLLKPFSYSDFLLAANKALQWQQTLEKALNQPDCIYVKSDYKLIQIQLSKILYIEGLKDYLKIYIEDQALPIVSHITMKTMEEMLPGQLFMRVHRSFIVHKEKIKIVENNRIIFGKVYIPVSDSYKESFQSFLEKRMLV; this is encoded by the coding sequence ATGACACTAAGCTGCTTTATTATCGATGATGAACCGTTGGCACTCGGGTTGCTTGAGAATTATGTAAGTAAAACACCTTTCTTGAAACTTACAGGCAAATTTTCTTCAGCTATATCTGCCAGTTCAGCTGTAAGCGATACCCCGCCGGATGTTATCTTTCTCGATATTCAAATGGCCGAACTCAACGGGATGGAATTTGCCCGGCTGGTTCCTGAAAAATCAAAAATCATTTTCACCACCGCATTCCAACAATATGCAATAGAAGGATACAAAGTGAATGCTCTCGACTATCTTTTAAAACCATTCAGTTACTCCGATTTTCTGCTCGCAGCAAACAAAGCACTACAATGGCAGCAAACTTTGGAAAAAGCACTAAATCAGCCTGACTGCATATATGTAAAATCAGATTATAAACTGATTCAAATCCAACTAAGTAAAATTTTATATATAGAGGGATTGAAAGATTATCTCAAGATTTATATAGAGGATCAGGCACTACCCATTGTGTCTCACATTACCATGAAAACAATGGAAGAGATGCTCCCCGGTCAACTGTTTATGAGAGTTCATCGATCCTTTATAGTTCACAAGGAAAAAATAAAAATTGTGGAAAACAACCGAATTATTTTTGGAAAAGTTTACATTCCGGTCTCCGACTCCTATAAAGAATCGTTTCAGAGTTTTCTGGAAAAACGAATGCTGGTGTAA
- a CDS encoding cupin domain-containing protein: MKRISFIIVFSCIGLIATAQYNKGVVLETILKTDTTSIGQKIVYPSFAKDEVSIVKVTLPPGKSTGWHKHFFPVFAYVLQGTLTVEVENKKTLQFPVNSSFSEVINTLHNGVNNGNEDVVLIAFFMGEKDKPLSVH, encoded by the coding sequence ATGAAAAGAATTAGCTTTATCATTGTCTTTAGTTGCATTGGTCTGATTGCCACAGCGCAATATAACAAAGGAGTTGTTCTGGAAACTATTTTGAAGACCGATACCACCTCTATTGGACAAAAAATAGTTTACCCCTCTTTTGCCAAGGACGAAGTATCCATTGTGAAAGTAACTTTGCCACCGGGTAAATCAACAGGCTGGCACAAACATTTTTTCCCTGTTTTCGCCTATGTACTTCAGGGAACGTTAACTGTAGAAGTTGAGAATAAGAAAACCTTGCAGTTTCCCGTAAATTCTTCATTTTCGGAAGTTATCAATACGCTTCACAATGGCGTAAACAATGGAAACGAAGACGTGGTATTGATTGCTTTTTTTATGGGCGAAAAAGATAAACCTCTTTCTGTGCATTAA
- a CDS encoding TolC family protein gives MKIQIFLISFMVMIFTNLAAQEKPAKWDLTNCIDYALKNNIQVQKSKISLEQSAVSTKQAKAQLFPNLSASVNQNFSNSPFLVGEGTANSYTGSYGINSSLLLFDGGKTEKNIRVQKLLEEVSKYNVLYSQKNIQFSILQSYLQILYAAESVNIDSATVEVSKYQFERGKNLLKAGSISKVDLAKLESQFSSDKYLLVTAKNALETQKLNLKQLLELTVKDELNITIPSLNDIDILKPLPSLQSIYENSLSIMPQLKSSKLNIQVAELETEKAKAGYLPKVSLNASVGTGNNNLSSYNFSKQLQDRFNEGIGLTVSIPIFTNRSTKSAIETSKLNEKTSQLNLLDAEKSLLTSVESSYQDAISAQSQYVSATEKVKALQTSYDLIEQQFNLGLKSTLDLLTEKNNLLAAKQSLIQAKYLSIMNVQMLNLYQDLPLEIK, from the coding sequence ATGAAAATACAAATTTTCCTTATCAGTTTCATGGTAATGATTTTTACCAACCTGGCAGCGCAAGAAAAACCGGCGAAATGGGACTTGACAAATTGCATTGATTATGCTCTAAAAAACAACATTCAAGTTCAGAAAAGTAAAATCTCACTGGAGCAAAGTGCGGTGTCAACTAAACAAGCTAAAGCTCAACTTTTCCCAAATCTATCCGCGTCGGTGAATCAGAATTTCTCAAACAGTCCGTTTCTGGTAGGTGAAGGAACGGCCAATTCGTACACCGGATCTTACGGAATAAATAGCTCATTGTTATTATTTGATGGAGGAAAAACAGAGAAAAACATTCGTGTGCAAAAATTACTCGAAGAAGTGAGCAAATACAATGTTCTCTATTCGCAAAAAAACATTCAGTTTTCGATTTTGCAATCATATCTGCAAATACTGTATGCTGCTGAGTCCGTAAACATTGATAGTGCAACCGTTGAAGTTTCCAAATATCAATTTGAGCGAGGAAAAAATCTATTAAAAGCTGGAAGTATTTCCAAAGTAGATTTGGCAAAACTGGAATCGCAATTCAGCTCAGACAAATACCTTTTGGTAACAGCAAAAAATGCACTCGAGACTCAGAAATTAAACTTGAAACAATTGCTGGAGTTGACGGTAAAAGATGAACTCAACATTACCATTCCTTCGCTCAATGACATTGACATCTTGAAACCACTACCCAGCTTACAAAGCATTTACGAAAATTCGTTGAGCATAATGCCGCAACTCAAAAGCTCCAAACTTAATATTCAGGTGGCAGAGTTAGAAACCGAAAAAGCTAAAGCCGGTTATCTGCCAAAAGTAAGCTTAAATGCAAGTGTGGGAACAGGCAATAACAATCTGTCGTCGTACAATTTCAGCAAGCAATTACAAGACCGTTTTAACGAGGGTATCGGCCTTACGGTAAGTATTCCCATATTTACAAACCGAAGCACTAAATCAGCCATTGAAACGAGTAAGCTAAACGAAAAAACATCCCAGTTGAACCTGCTAGATGCTGAGAAAAGTCTACTCACTTCTGTAGAATCCTCTTATCAGGATGCAATATCAGCCCAAAGCCAGTATGTTTCTGCCACAGAGAAAGTAAAAGCGTTGCAGACCAGCTACGACTTGATAGAGCAGCAATTTAACCTTGGGTTAAAAAGTACACTGGATTTATTGACAGAAAAAAACAATTTACTGGCAGCCAAACAAAGTCTGATTCAAGCTAAATATTTAAGTATAATGAACGTGCAAATGCTAAATTTATATCAGGATTTACCTTTGGAAATTAAATAA
- a CDS encoding CapA family protein — MRERLIIAYSFFVWMNVTAQMKDTVKIVAVGDIMMGTSYPDSTFLPKFNSQYLFKPLSQFLKSGDVVFGNLEGTLTDDLSQVKECNTEGRCYFFAMPTSYSKSLKNAGFNVMSLANNHLNDFGYIGRRSTRRSLRSQGIRFAGLLECPVDTFTRGGVRYGFCAFAPNAGTVNIKDMKRAVKLVHYLDSISDVVIVSFHAGVEGVEGQNVTRKREFYIGEDRGNVYEFAHKMIDAGADVLLGHGPHVTRSVELYKRRFITYSMGNFCTYSRVSVAGQCGIAPLFHIYTNRKGEFLKAQIIPTHQKKYQPPRYDEKKRAISIIQNLTRVDFPEMVNVMRIGDDGWIQPLNQGRKILMDKNPELSAKNQYKLTTKKQNTI, encoded by the coding sequence ATGAGAGAACGGTTGATAATTGCATACAGTTTCTTTGTGTGGATGAATGTAACAGCTCAGATGAAGGATACGGTGAAGATTGTGGCTGTAGGTGACATTATGATGGGTACGTCGTATCCTGATAGTACTTTCTTGCCTAAATTTAACAGTCAGTATCTTTTCAAACCTTTGAGTCAGTTTTTGAAAAGCGGCGATGTTGTATTCGGAAACCTGGAAGGAACGCTAACGGATGATTTGTCGCAGGTAAAAGAATGTAACACCGAAGGTAGATGCTATTTTTTTGCTATGCCGACTTCGTATTCAAAGAGCTTGAAAAATGCCGGTTTCAATGTGATGAGTCTGGCAAATAATCATTTGAATGACTTTGGTTATATTGGGCGAAGATCTACACGCCGTAGTTTGCGCAGTCAGGGCATCCGGTTTGCAGGTCTGCTGGAGTGTCCGGTTGATACTTTTACGCGGGGTGGTGTTCGATATGGATTTTGTGCTTTTGCGCCTAATGCCGGAACGGTGAATATCAAAGATATGAAACGTGCTGTGAAACTTGTACATTACCTGGATTCAATTTCGGATGTGGTAATAGTTTCATTCCATGCTGGCGTCGAAGGTGTCGAAGGGCAAAATGTGACCCGAAAAAGAGAATTTTATATTGGTGAAGACAGAGGTAATGTGTATGAATTTGCCCATAAAATGATTGATGCAGGTGCTGATGTACTGCTCGGTCACGGGCCGCATGTAACGCGTTCGGTGGAATTGTACAAAAGAAGATTTATTACTTACAGTATGGGTAACTTCTGCACTTATAGCAGAGTCAGCGTGGCCGGACAGTGTGGAATAGCGCCGCTTTTTCATATTTATACCAACAGGAAAGGTGAATTTTTGAAAGCTCAGATTATTCCCACCCATCAAAAGAAATATCAACCGCCGCGATACGACGAAAAGAAAAGAGCCATTTCTATTATTCAAAATCTGACAAGGGTTGATTTTCCCGAAATGGTTAACGTTATGCGGATTGGTGACGATGGTTGGATTCAACCTCTTAATCAGGGAAGAAAAATTTTGATGGATAAGAACCCCGAACTAAGTGCAAAAAATCAATACAAACTAACGACCAAAAAGCAGAATACGATATAA
- a CDS encoding prephenate dehydrogenase: MKILVLGAGKMGTFLTDVLCINHEVALFDTDPKRLRFVFNTLRMTEYEEIWAFEPELVINCVTLKYTIDAFEKVLPYLPKNCIISDIASVKTGIQAYYEGTGMRYVSTHPMFGPTFATLDNLSTQSAIIISESDHMGKAFFKDLYGSLKLRIFEYSFDEHDETIAYSLSIPFASTLVFASVMVPQEAPGTTFKRHMDIAKGLLSEDDYLLTEILFNPYTHNQVEKIRAELKTLLEIIDDKDTERMQDFLKMVRKNIE; the protein is encoded by the coding sequence ATGAAAATACTAGTTCTTGGTGCCGGAAAAATGGGCACATTCCTTACCGATGTTTTGTGCATCAATCACGAAGTGGCACTTTTTGATACAGACCCGAAGCGTTTGCGTTTTGTGTTCAACACCCTGCGCATGACCGAATACGAAGAAATCTGGGCGTTTGAGCCGGAGTTGGTTATCAACTGCGTTACGCTGAAATACACCATCGATGCTTTTGAAAAAGTATTACCCTATCTGCCTAAGAACTGTATTATTTCGGATATTGCCTCTGTAAAAACAGGCATTCAGGCTTATTACGAAGGAACCGGAATGCGCTATGTATCCACTCACCCCATGTTCGGTCCTACCTTTGCCACGCTCGATAACCTGAGCACGCAAAGTGCCATCATTATTTCCGAATCCGACCACATGGGAAAGGCTTTTTTCAAAGATTTGTACGGATCGCTGAAGCTCCGGATTTTTGAATACAGCTTTGACGAGCACGATGAGACCATCGCTTACTCGCTATCTATTCCGTTTGCTTCTACGCTGGTTTTTGCATCGGTAATGGTGCCTCAGGAAGCTCCCGGAACTACTTTTAAGCGCCACATGGATATAGCCAAAGGGTTGTTGAGCGAAGATGATTACCTGCTAACCGAAATTCTGTTTAACCCTTACACACACAATCAGGTGGAAAAAATACGTGCCGAATTGAAAACATTATTGGAAATAATTGACGATAAAGATACAGAGCGTATGCAGGATTTCCTGAAAATGGTGAGGAAGAATATTGAATAA
- a CDS encoding transcriptional regulator, whose protein sequence is METKEQVLEAMKKAGTPLNAGKIVELTGLDRKEVDKAMKALKTEGAIVSPKMCYWQPK, encoded by the coding sequence ATGGAAACAAAAGAACAAGTATTAGAAGCAATGAAAAAAGCCGGAACTCCTTTAAATGCCGGTAAAATAGTAGAACTTACAGGGCTTGACCGCAAAGAAGTAGATAAAGCCATGAAAGCTTTAAAAACTGAAGGCGCTATCGTTTCTCCAAAAATGTGCTACTGGCAACCTAAGTAA
- a CDS encoding ABC transporter permease — translation MNIGNLIKISLRALSNNKMRAFLTMLGIIIGVASVITMLAIGQGSKMSIQAQISEMGSNMIMIQPGAGMMGGVRQSSSDMQSLKLEDYNSLRDKTTYVAACSPSVSSNGQFIYGGNNYPASISGVTPEYLEIRKLSVDQGNVFSRQQVAAAAKVCLVGKTITKNLFPNGENPIGKVIRFNKMPFTIIGTIKEKGYNSMGMDQDNIVLAPYTTVQKRILAITYIQSMYTSALSESVTDKAIDEIETILRANHKLKATDEDDFNVRSQKELSSMLTSTTDILTILLACIAGISLLVGGIGIMNIMYVSVTERTREIGLRMAIGAKGRDILAQFMIEAIIISFTGGIIGILIGMGVSFLVKLAISWPISIQPYSVILSFVVCTIIGVFFGWYPAKKASMMDPIEALRYE, via the coding sequence ATGAATATAGGAAACCTGATAAAAATATCGCTTCGGGCACTCAGCAACAACAAAATGAGAGCCTTCCTTACCATGCTGGGGATTATTATTGGTGTGGCTTCAGTCATAACTATGCTAGCCATTGGTCAAGGTTCAAAGATGAGCATACAGGCTCAAATTTCTGAAATGGGATCGAACATGATAATGATTCAGCCCGGAGCAGGAATGATGGGCGGCGTACGCCAGAGCAGTAGCGATATGCAGTCGCTTAAGTTGGAAGATTACAACTCTCTGCGCGATAAAACCACTTATGTAGCTGCCTGTTCACCTTCGGTTAGCAGCAATGGACAGTTTATTTATGGCGGTAATAATTATCCTGCCTCAATTTCGGGAGTTACACCCGAATATTTGGAAATTAGAAAATTAAGCGTTGATCAGGGTAATGTGTTTTCACGCCAACAAGTGGCAGCAGCAGCTAAGGTTTGCCTTGTGGGAAAAACAATAACCAAAAACCTCTTCCCTAACGGAGAGAATCCTATAGGTAAAGTTATCAGATTTAACAAAATGCCATTCACTATTATTGGAACTATAAAAGAAAAAGGTTATAATTCCATGGGAATGGATCAGGACAACATTGTGCTGGCACCCTATACTACTGTTCAAAAACGGATATTAGCTATAACCTACATTCAAAGTATGTATACTTCAGCACTTTCTGAAAGCGTTACCGATAAAGCTATTGATGAGATTGAAACTATTTTACGGGCAAATCATAAGCTCAAAGCAACTGACGAGGATGACTTTAATGTTCGATCTCAAAAAGAACTTAGTTCTATGCTCACATCAACAACCGATATTTTGACTATTCTGTTAGCCTGTATAGCCGGCATTTCGCTGTTAGTAGGAGGAATCGGAATTATGAATATTATGTACGTTTCGGTTACTGAACGAACTCGTGAAATAGGCCTGCGTATGGCGATTGGTGCTAAAGGAAGAGATATTCTTGCTCAATTCATGATTGAAGCCATCATTATCAGTTTTACCGGTGGAATTATAGGTATATTAATCGGTATGGGTGTATCCTTTCTGGTTAAACTAGCCATTTCATGGCCTATTTCGATACAGCCTTATTCTGTAATTCTGTCCTTTGTGGTTTGTACCATAATTGGGGTTTTCTTTGGATGGTATCCCGCTAAGAAAGCATCTATGATGGATCCGATTGAGGCGTTACGGTATGAATAA
- a CDS encoding efflux RND transporter periplasmic adaptor subunit, which yields MKTKKIIIISVASIIVLAIGLSFFKKKTPKDAYRVETTKLSLNKITTTVTATGTIDPITEIAVGTQVSGIISKIYVDYNSPVKKGQILAELDKTNLQADYNSQQLNLNSSKTQYEFQQTNFKRSKELHDKNMISDIDYETAKYNYELAESTYKLNQSNLRKSQTNLNYATIHSPIDGVILSRAVEEGQTVAASFSTPTLFTIAKDLTKMQVVANVDEADIGNIKNGQRVSFLVDAYPNDQFEGEVTQVRLKSTVTSNVVTYQVIVNAPNENLKLKPGLTANITIYTVEKNNVQTLPNKVFSFKPDAETLKKNELTVSENKGLALKLKENERMIWVQDGKTVRNKIVVIGDADATNTEIVSGLTDSEMVVLEQKSLADEILNGSAEKSPFMPSMRGKNGQGGGKK from the coding sequence ATGAAAACGAAAAAAATCATCATTATCTCAGTGGCAAGCATAATAGTGCTGGCAATTGGATTAAGCTTTTTCAAAAAAAAGACGCCCAAAGATGCTTACAGAGTAGAAACAACAAAATTGTCGCTTAATAAAATTACGACAACTGTAACTGCCACCGGCACCATCGATCCTATTACCGAAATTGCAGTAGGTACGCAAGTTTCAGGCATTATTTCCAAAATTTATGTAGATTATAACTCTCCTGTAAAAAAAGGACAAATATTGGCCGAACTCGACAAAACCAACTTGCAGGCGGATTATAATTCTCAGCAGTTGAATCTGAATTCCAGCAAAACTCAATACGAATTTCAGCAAACGAATTTCAAACGTTCCAAGGAATTGCACGACAAAAATATGATTAGCGACATTGATTATGAAACAGCCAAATACAATTATGAATTGGCTGAATCGACTTATAAGCTGAATCAGTCTAACTTGCGGAAATCTCAAACAAACCTGAATTATGCCACTATCCATTCACCTATTGATGGCGTTATTTTGTCGCGTGCAGTAGAAGAAGGACAAACTGTAGCAGCATCATTCAGTACTCCAACGCTGTTTACTATTGCCAAAGACTTAACAAAAATGCAGGTAGTGGCAAATGTAGATGAAGCCGACATAGGCAATATCAAAAACGGCCAACGTGTTTCTTTCTTGGTCGATGCATATCCAAATGATCAATTTGAAGGTGAAGTAACACAAGTTCGCTTAAAATCAACTGTTACATCAAATGTTGTAACTTATCAGGTTATTGTAAATGCACCAAACGAAAATCTGAAACTTAAACCGGGGTTAACGGCTAACATTACCATTTACACGGTTGAAAAGAACAATGTTCAGACTTTACCCAATAAGGTATTTAGTTTTAAACCTGATGCAGAAACATTAAAGAAAAATGAATTGACAGTTTCAGAAAATAAGGGATTGGCATTAAAACTAAAAGAGAACGAACGAATGATTTGGGTACAGGATGGCAAAACCGTACGAAACAAAATCGTAGTAATAGGTGATGCTGATGCAACTAATACCGAAATTGTATCAGGTCTGACCGATAGCGAGATGGTGGTTCTAGAACAAAAATCACTTGCCGATGAAATATTAAACGGTTCAGCCGAAAAGAGTCCATTTATGCCAAGCATGAGAGGAAAAAACGGACAAGGCGGAGGTAAAAAATAA
- a CDS encoding M23 family metallopeptidase, translating into MAKKKFHFNPETLSYEQIEHTIAHWLKQLMIHALSGVFLGLIFFFIFVSTIKSPQEKQLSQDKAHMEAQYKVLERQLEEVQYVMSDLQQRDDNLYRVVFQADPIPLSVRRGTSANTEYYEQLLDMTNSEIVVSTTKKLNELRKELYIQSKSYDDLILLAKNKETMLENLPAIQPVLNKNLTRMASGYGWRIDPVYHSRRFHAGMDFTAPVGTNIFVTGNGTVQSAGWEQGYGNCVQVNHGYGYVTLYGHMSAIKVRVGQKVKRGDVIGLVGSTGKSTGPHLHYEVHFKGQVMNPQNYYFLDLSPAEYDRMVQMSNNAGQTFD; encoded by the coding sequence ATGGCTAAGAAAAAATTCCATTTTAATCCCGAAACATTAAGCTACGAACAAATTGAACATACGATTGCTCATTGGCTTAAACAGTTAATGATTCATGCTCTTTCGGGAGTTTTTTTGGGGCTTATATTTTTCTTTATTTTTGTTTCTACCATTAAATCTCCTCAGGAAAAGCAACTTAGTCAGGATAAAGCTCACATGGAAGCTCAATATAAGGTGCTCGAACGTCAGTTGGAAGAGGTTCAGTATGTTATGTCGGATTTGCAACAACGTGATGATAATTTGTACAGGGTGGTTTTTCAGGCAGACCCAATTCCTCTCTCGGTACGAAGAGGTACTTCGGCCAATACGGAATACTATGAACAATTGTTGGATATGACCAATTCTGAAATAGTAGTTTCAACAACAAAAAAACTCAACGAGCTGAGAAAAGAACTTTATATTCAGTCCAAATCGTACGATGATTTAATCCTTTTGGCCAAAAATAAGGAAACTATGCTGGAAAATTTACCGGCTATTCAACCTGTTTTGAATAAAAATCTTACCCGGATGGCTTCAGGATATGGCTGGCGTATCGATCCGGTTTACCATAGCAGACGTTTTCATGCAGGAATGGATTTTACGGCTCCTGTAGGCACCAACATATTTGTGACGGGAAATGGAACGGTGCAAAGTGCCGGTTGGGAGCAGGGATATGGAAACTGCGTGCAGGTAAATCATGGATACGGCTATGTAACTTTGTACGGTCACATGAGTGCTATAAAAGTACGTGTAGGACAAAAAGTGAAACGCGGCGATGTAATTGGACTGGTGGGAAGTACCGGAAAATCTACGGGGCCGCACTTACATTACGAAGTTCATTTTAAAGGGCAAGTCATGAATCCGCAAAACTATTACTTCCTGGACTTGTCGCCTGCTGAATACGACCGAATGGTTCAAATGAGCAACAATGCCGGTCAAACATTTGATTAA
- a CDS encoding ABC transporter ATP-binding protein yields the protein MSKSIIRLENIKRNFQVGDETVHALRGVSFTIYEGEFVSIMGTSGSGKSTMLNLLGCLDTPTAGEYYLDDVAVSSMNKNERSTMRNRKIGFVFQSYNLLAKTTAVENVELPLQYNPEYTSKERRDKAIKALDAVGLSDRLHHKSNQMSGGQMQRVAIARALVNDPVLILADEATGNLDTRTAFEIMVLFQELHKKGRTIIFVTHNPELAAFTSRNIVLRDGKVIKDSANEHIESAKKMLDSLPKQDD from the coding sequence ATGAGCAAATCCATAATACGATTAGAAAACATCAAGCGTAACTTTCAGGTTGGCGACGAAACTGTACATGCTTTGCGTGGAGTTTCGTTCACCATCTACGAAGGAGAGTTTGTGAGCATCATGGGCACCAGCGGTTCAGGAAAATCGACTATGCTAAACCTGCTTGGATGTTTGGATACACCTACGGCTGGAGAATATTATCTGGACGATGTAGCTGTTAGCAGCATGAATAAAAACGAAAGGTCGACTATGCGTAACCGAAAAATAGGTTTTGTATTCCAATCATATAATCTGTTGGCTAAAACTACTGCCGTGGAAAATGTGGAATTACCGCTGCAATACAACCCTGAATACACAAGCAAAGAACGTCGTGATAAGGCAATAAAGGCTCTTGATGCAGTTGGATTGAGCGACCGCTTACATCACAAATCCAACCAAATGTCAGGAGGACAAATGCAACGTGTAGCCATTGCCCGGGCTTTGGTAAACGACCCTGTATTAATATTAGCCGATGAAGCTACCGGGAATCTGGACACCCGAACAGCATTCGAAATTATGGTATTATTTCAGGAGTTGCACAAAAAAGGACGAACCATCATTTTCGTAACTCACAACCCGGAGCTGGCAGCATTTACAAGTCGTAATATCGTGCTGCGCGATGGAAAAGTGATTAAAGATAGTGCGAACGAACATATTGAATCAGCAAAGAAAATGCTGGATAGTCTGCCAAAACAAGACGATTAG
- a CDS encoding sensor histidine kinase produces MTKQAPKKIIVQFLIHFTAWGMVFGLPFLIFWKSNDSDILQKLLYNFVVILSLVSVFYVNYFVLIEYFLFRQKVGKYIFYNFLLILFIVTIVHFWKEPYPAISPRFKEPPPTLLPREVLSIIVDSFSMVLTIGLSIAVKMTGKWYKTEAERQEEKKERTEAELKNLRQQLNPHFLFNTLNNIYALIAISPDKAQKSTLELSKLLRYVLYENNGNFVSLEHELNFIHNYVELMRIRLNSDVDMKINIDVTEKNKTVAPLLFITLIENAFKHGISSSQPSFIDINIHQSTDKQLSCVIKNSYFPKDDSDQSGSGIGLENLRRRLEILYPHKHILQTKEENNIFVAELIIPLNPTNAL; encoded by the coding sequence ATGACAAAACAAGCACCAAAGAAAATTATAGTTCAATTCCTCATACATTTCACTGCATGGGGAATGGTTTTCGGTTTGCCATTTCTGATTTTTTGGAAATCTAATGATTCGGATATTCTACAAAAACTATTGTATAATTTCGTTGTCATTTTATCCTTGGTTTCGGTTTTCTATGTTAACTACTTTGTGTTGATTGAGTATTTCCTTTTCCGTCAAAAAGTGGGCAAATATATCTTCTATAATTTTCTATTGATACTCTTTATTGTTACAATAGTGCATTTTTGGAAAGAACCATATCCTGCGATTAGCCCAAGATTTAAAGAACCTCCACCAACTTTATTACCCCGAGAAGTATTGTCAATCATTGTAGATTCATTTAGCATGGTACTTACCATAGGATTAAGTATTGCCGTAAAAATGACAGGGAAGTGGTATAAGACAGAAGCTGAGCGACAGGAAGAAAAGAAAGAACGTACCGAAGCTGAACTGAAAAATCTAAGACAACAACTCAATCCGCATTTTTTGTTCAATACATTGAACAATATCTATGCACTTATTGCCATTAGTCCCGACAAAGCACAAAAGTCGACACTCGAACTCAGCAAGTTGCTCAGGTATGTGCTCTACGAAAATAATGGTAACTTCGTGTCACTGGAGCATGAGCTGAATTTCATTCATAATTATGTTGAATTGATGCGAATTCGTCTCAACTCCGATGTAGACATGAAAATAAATATCGATGTAACGGAAAAGAACAAAACAGTTGCGCCACTCCTATTTATAACGCTTATTGAAAATGCGTTTAAACATGGTATAAGCTCATCGCAACCATCGTTTATAGACATCAATATTCATCAAAGTACAGATAAACAGTTGAGCTGTGTTATAAAAAACAGCTATTTCCCAAAAGATGATTCCGATCAAAGCGGATCAGGTATTGGATTAGAAAATTTACGTCGCAGATTGGAAATTCTTTATCCACACAAACATATTTTACAGACCAAAGAAGAAAATAATATTTTTGTTGCCGAACTTATCATTCCACTTAATCCAACCAATGCATTATGA
- the murI gene encoding glutamate racemase — MKEKQKLPEAPGPIGIFDSGYGGLTILEKIRTELPEYDYIYLGDNARTPYGTRSFDVVYKFTLECVTKLFEMGCQLVVLACNTASAKALRSIQQRDLPLLDANRRVLGVIRPTVEAVGAMTRSKHIGLLATSGTVQSNSYPLEIHKLHDDIVVTSEACPMWVPLIENNEHKSEGADYFVRKNVEHLLAADPKIDTIMLGCTHYPLLEDKIKSLLPKEISVVSQGEIVAKSLADYLQRHTEMESRCTKNASIRYFSTESVEKFSSSASVFLNEKIVAEHIDLE, encoded by the coding sequence ATGAAAGAAAAGCAGAAATTACCTGAAGCTCCGGGACCGATCGGTATTTTTGATTCGGGATATGGTGGGTTGACTATTTTGGAGAAAATCCGAACCGAACTGCCTGAATACGATTATATCTATTTGGGTGATAATGCCCGAACTCCTTACGGTACACGTTCTTTTGATGTGGTGTATAAATTCACACTGGAATGTGTAACCAAGTTGTTCGAAATGGGCTGCCAGTTGGTGGTTTTGGCCTGCAATACAGCTTCGGCAAAGGCTTTGCGTTCAATACAGCAACGTGACTTACCTTTGTTGGATGCTAATCGTAGGGTGTTGGGAGTTATTCGCCCAACGGTGGAGGCTGTAGGCGCAATGACCAGAAGCAAACATATCGGACTGCTGGCAACTTCCGGAACGGTTCAGTCTAATTCATATCCACTGGAAATTCACAAATTACACGATGATATTGTAGTTACTTCCGAAGCTTGTCCAATGTGGGTTCCGCTGATCGAAAACAATGAACATAAGTCTGAAGGTGCTGATTATTTTGTTCGGAAAAATGTCGAGCATTTGCTTGCTGCCGATCCAAAAATTGACACAATCATGCTCGGGTGCACACATTATCCATTATTGGAAGACAAAATTAAATCTTTGTTGCCCAAAGAAATTAGCGTGGTGTCACAAGGAGAGATTGTTGCTAAAAGTTTAGCTGATTATCTGCAACGACATACGGAAATGGAAAGCCGCTGCACAAAAAATGCTTCTATTCGATATTTCTCAACAGAATCGGTCGAGAAATTTTCTTCCTCTGCTTCTGTTTTTCTGAATGAGAAGATAGTAGCCGAGCATATTGATCTGGAATAA